A window of Nostoc sp. UHCC 0870 genomic DNA:
ATTACAATTCGAGGAACTCCCCTTAAGGCATCAGTGGTAACTGATGAAGTACAAGGATGCTTACCAAATCAAAACTTAGCAGTTTTGCGTCCAAAAGTAGAAAATCTTGATCCAGTGTTTTTAGCTGTGTTGATGCGTTCAAAATGGTTGGAACAGCGTCTTGTCACCTTATACAGTCAATCTATCGGAACTCAGTTGTTAAAAATTTCCCAATTGCGCGACTTGGAAATACCATTACCTAATCTAATTACACAAAATAAATTAGCACAGCTTTTTTTAGCGACTGAACGTTATACCCAAAAGACGTTAGAGACACTAGAAGTACGGAATAGCTTGGCTCAATTAACTTTTTCGCAAATCTTAAAAGGAGAACAATGATAACTTTAAAACAATTGGAAGAAGAACTTTGGAGAGCAGCCAATATTTTACGTGCTGATTTTAGTCCATTTACTGACCATAAGAAATATTTACTGAGGCTCTTACTTTTGAAACATTTATCCGATGTTTTTGAAGAAGAGCTTGAGGCAATTGAACGGAAAACAGGTAATCGAGATTTGGCATTGAGTACACCACAATACTTCCGTGTATTTGTGCCTGAGCATTCTCGCTGGAGTTACTTGCAGCGTTTTAATCAATTTATTAGCACTGGACTTAATGTAGCGTCTAGAGAAATTGAATATAAAAACCCACATTTGGATAAAATTTTTACTAGTATTGATTTTGAAAGTGAATATAATTATTCTGTCCATGAGCAGCATGACAATATATTACGTCAATTAATTGAGCATTTCTCGCATCTCAATCTTGCATACGGCAACCTTGCTGAACCAGATATCTTAGGAAAAGCCTGTGAATACCTAATTGAGAAATTTGCAATTGATTCTGGAAAAAGCGGTGGAGAGTTTTATACCCCAAATAAAATAGCAGAATTGCTAGTTAATCTGTTGGAAGTAGAAAAGGGAATGAGAATTTGTGATCCTGTCTGCGGAGTTGGTGGTTTTCTGGTCGCATATTTCAATTATATAAAACAGACAGGATTAAATTTAAAAGATTTATCGTTCTATGGGCAAGATAAAAATTTAGAAACTTGGGCGATTGCTAAAATTAATTTGCTATTGCATGGCATCTTTGATTTTGATATCCGATTAGGAGACACAATCCGCGAACCACAGCTAATACAAGGCAAGGAATTAATGCTTTTTGATAGAGTAGTTGCTAACCCGCCGTTTAATCTTAATAATTGGGGTTATGAGAAACATGGCTTTGATCCTTATTATCGGTTTCGATATGGAGAGCCACCAAAAAGCAGTGGAGATTTTGCTTTTATTCAGCACATATTAGCTACATTAAAAAACACGGGTAAAGCAGCAGTAATAGTAGGTAATGGGACATTATTTCGCGGAGCAAAAGAAGGTTTAATTCGTGAAAGAATCATTCAACAAGACCTGATTGAAGCAGTTATTAGCCTTGCAAGCAATTTATTATATAATACTAGCATTCCTATTGTTATCTTAATTTTTAATCGAAATAAATCAGAAAACCGTAAAAATAAAGTCTTATTCATTGACGCTAGTAGCCAATACCAAAAGATTGGAAATCAAAATTATTTACAATCAGAACATATTACTCATATCGTGAGTTGCTATCAAGCTTTTACAGATAAAGAAGGGTATGCTAAGGTCGCGTCTCTTGAAGAGATAGCAGACAATGACTATATTCTTAACATCAACCGCTATGTGCTACCTCTCAAAACCGAAAAGGACAAAATTGATATTGAGGCAGAAATTATTAAGCTACGTGAATTAGAGGCTGCACGTACTAAAGCGGAGAATGAAATGAATGAATCCCTGCGTGAACTGGGAGTGAAATTATAAGTCAACTTGGTAGCTAGTGCGATCGCCCCGTCACGCCGCCCAATCCCTACACAGTAACTCTGCTTGTTGCACCATGTCATCGTCGCTTTCTCCTGCTTGTCTGGTGGATAACCATATTGACGCAGCAGACGTTTAACCAACCTACGCAGATGCCTTAACACTCTCTTTCACAGTCCAGTTAATGGTGACGTGGCGGCAGATTGTCCAAATCCTTTTATGTCTTGATTGAGACTGCAAATTCAGTAAAAACTTTGGCTTGCTCTAACACCAGTTCCATAGCTAGTGCCTCCATATCGGGAGGATAACCATATTGACGCAGCAGCCTTTTAACTGCAACTTTCATTCGGGAACGGACACTTTCTTTAAGATTCCAGTCAATAGAGGCATTTTTGCGAATCCGATCTACTAGAACGATCGCTAATTCTCGCAGTTTATCAACACCCATTACATCCTGTGCGCTTTGGTTTTGTGATAGTGCATCATAAAAGGCCAGTTCATAGGGTTCTAGTCCCAGTTCTTCACCCCTAGCGTTGGCAGCTTTGGTGTCTTTTGCTAGTTCCAGCAGTTCTTCTAAAATATCCGTAACGCTGATGACTTGGTTGCGATAGCGGCGCAGGGCATCTTCTAACATCTCAGAAAGTTTACGACTTTGGACAATATTTGTCCGACTGCGGGTTTTAACTTCATCCTTGAGTAGTTTTTGCAGCAGTTCTACCGCGAGGTTTTGGTGTTCCATGCCCCGCACTTCTGCCATAAATTCATCGGAGATGATGGAGATGTCAGGATTTTTAATACCAGCTTCATCAAAGATGTTAATTACTGCATCGGATACCAAGGCTTGATCTACGACTTGACGGATGGCAGTTTCGATGTCTTGGTTGCTGAGTCCACTACCATCACCGCCGCTTTCTAGTTTTCTGAGGCTGGCTTGGATGGCTTGGAAAAATGAGATTGTTTCTGATGCGGCGATCGCTTGGGGGTGGGGTACGGCGAGAGAATGGGCTTTAGATAGGGCGATAACTTCACTGAGAAATCTATCTTTGATGTTTGGTGCAGCTACATAGTTAGTGGCATTTTTGAGGATATTCAGTTTTTCGCCAGTGTCAGCATCAAAATAATGCTGATAGGTAAAGCCTGACATGATTTGCTCGACGATTTCCAATTTGGCTAGGAGTAGTCCCACTGCCACATCTTGATTGAGGGTGAGGTCGCCTTTACCGCCACTTTGAGAATAGAAGGATAGGGCTTTTTTAAGTTCGGTGGCTAGTCCCAGATAATCCACAATCAAACCGCCTGTTTTTTCAAAATAGACGCGGTTAATCCGGGCGATCGCTTGCATTAAATTATGACTTTTAAGCGGTTTATCAATATACATGGTGTGCAAACAGGGGGCATCAAAGCCTGTGAGCCACATATCACAGACTATGGCTAATTCCAGGGAGTTTTCGGGGTCTTTGAGGCGTTGGGCGAGGTTTTGACGTTGGGCTTTGCTGGTGTGATGTTTAACTAAATTACCTGCATCGGCGGCGGAGGTAGTAATTACGACTTTGATTTTCCCTAAGTTAAGATCCTCACTGTGCCAATCAGGGCGGAGTTGAATTATGGCATCGTAGAGATTAACGGCGATTTGGCGGCTCATGGTGACAATCATGGCTTTGCCTTTGTTTACCTGTTGCCGTGCCTCGAAGTGAGTCACAATATCTTGGGCAATCTGTTTTATTCTTTTTGTAGAACCGACAATCGCCTCAAGTTGGGTTTGTTTAGCTTTCGCTTTTTGGGTGATGCTCAGTTCTTCAAAGCTGAGGTCTTCGTCTAGTTCTTCTAGAAGTTGTCTACCTGCTGCGTCCAAATCAACTTGTACTAAGCGGCTTTCGTAATAAATCGGCACGGTTGCCCCATCTTTGACGGCTTGGGAGATGTCGTAGATGTCGATATATTCACCAAAAATGGCGGGGGTGTTTTTGTCGCTTTGTTCTACGGGTGTACCTGTGAAGCCGACAAAGGTAGCATTGGGTAAGGCTTGTCTAATATATTTGGCAAAGCCGTATTTGGTGCGTTTACCAATCACGTTGCCTTCGGCATCAAGGACATTAACTTGTTTAGCTGTGAAACCGTATTGGCTGCGGTGGGCTTCATCAGCCAGGACAATGATATTAGGGCGAGGGCTGATTTGGGGATAGAGGGTTTCGCCATCAGCCGGGGAAAATTTCTGGACGGTGGTAAAAATGATACCGCCTGAGTTGGTGTTGAGTAGTTGGCGGACTTGTTCTCTATCTCCTGCTTGTTGGGGGTCTTGTCTGAGGAGTTGCTGACAACCTGCGAAGGTATCAAATAGTTGATCATCTAAGTCATTGCGATCTGTCAACATGACGATGGTGGGGTTCTGGAGGTTTTCGTTTAAAACCAGTTTCCCTGCCAGAAATACCATTGAAAGGGATTTACCGCTTCCTTGGGTATGCCAAAGTACACCGCCTTTACGTGCGCCTGCTTGGGATGAGGCATTAATGATAGATTCAACGGCTTTATTAACGGCGTAATATTGATGATATGCGGCGATTTTTTTAATGGTGGTAATGCTAACTATGCCTGTTTTCAGGTCTTCGGTTTTGGACTTTTCAAATACAGTGAAGTGACGAATTAAATCTAGTAAGGTTTGCTTGTTGAGTAGCCCGTTAGTTAAAATTTCTAGTTCGTTAATCTGGTTTTCGCCTGTGGGGTTTTTCCATGTAGAGAAGCGGTTAAACCCAGCCGTTAGTGAACCAGCACGGGCGGATAGTCCATCTGAAATTACTAATAGGGCATTGTAGGTAAATAGGCTAGGGATTCTGCGTTTATAGGTTTGGAGTTGGTTATAGGCGGCGTTAAGGTTGGCTTTTTCATTGGCGGCGTTTTTTAGTTCGATGACGACGAGGGGTAAGCCGTTAATGAACAGGACAATATCGGGGCGGTGGTTATGGTTGTCTTCAATGACTGTAAATTGGTTGACGGCGAGAAATTCGTTATTTTCGGGGTGTTCCCAGTCAATTAATTTAACAGGTTCGCCTCTGGTTTCGCCGTTTTTTTGATATTCAACGGTGATGCCTTCTGTGAGGTATTTATGGAATATTTCGTTGTTGTTGAGTAGGTCGGAACTAGCAATATTAAATATTTCCCGTTGTGCCTGATATTGGGCATCATGGGGAATGGTGGGGTTAATTCTTGATATTGCTTGTGGGAGTCTATGTTTTAAAATTACTTCACCGAAGCTTTCTCGCTCTTGCTTGATGCCTTCTGGTTGGATGTCGTAGCCGTTGCTGTAGCTATAACCAAGGGTTTGCAAGAGTTGGAGTTGGTATTGTTCGATTTCGTCTTCGGTGAGGGTAGATTTCATACATCCCAAGGGTTAACTATCTTAATTTGGCAGTCTGCGAAGTCATCAACATTTCGAGTGGCGATTTCTGCGTTATTCGCCAGACAAATAGCAGCAATTTGAGCATCAGCTTGAGAAATAGGCTTACCAATTTTCTTTCTATTTGCGGCGATTTCGGCAAAACATACAGCCGCTTTTTGCTCAAAGGCGAGAATCTGTCCTACAAATTCCTCAATAAACATAGCTTGAGCAGTTTCCCTTAAGGCTTGGCTACGTTTACCATCGGGTAAAATGGCGATGCCATAAAGAATTTCGGCTTGGGTAATGCTGGTTATAAATAAGTTTTCTCTTGGCTGTGTAGCAACCCAATTTTTTACCTTCCTTGAGCCTTGGGGCTTCATAAGTTCTGATAATACGTTGGTATCGAGAACTGTTTTCATGTTTCGGAGGCATCAAAACTAGGGGCTGTTCTCATGGGTTCTCTGGTGATTTCGGGTAGTTCAAAATCACCGAGGTTTGCAAAGCGTTTTTCTATGGCTGCGGCAAGGTTAATTTTAGGTGATAGTTCTGGGGCTAATACACTTTGAAGTATGGCTTTGATTTCGGCTTCGATGGTGTGTCCGTGTTGGGCGGCACGTTGTTCTAAAAGTTTAGTTATATCTGGTTCTAGCTGGTGAATGGTGATATTAGACATAGCAATTTGGTAAATGAGTTATTTGATTAATTATAATTTCATTTTTATATGATGTCTTCGGTGAGAGATTTCATAGGTTATTCCTTGACGCGGAGTTGACCACTCATTAGTTTAGGTAATAAAGTATCACGGGTTTTAGTTAGGGTTTCGATTTGCATCTGATGAGATTCTTTCTTAGAGAAAATAGGTACTACCACGTTAGAAAAAAGATTTTTAATTCTTTGTTCTGGAATAGTAATAGGTGAATCGCTTAATACTCCTAAACTAAGATTTGCTTGCACTGCTTGAACAATACGACTTGAAAGATAGTGTTTATAAGTGATTGATGCAAAATAACAAAGTAAGTATTCAGGATCGATTTTTTTAAAATCTGGTCTAATAAGTGCTACGGCTTGATTTGTATTAGCAGGTAAGCTTGAAGATGTAACCATTGCATAACGTCCAATTGTTCCTGCAATGGTGTATAAAATGTCTTTTTCTTGCACTATAGAACGCTTTAACATTATATTTGTCTCTTCGTCTATATAAGCAAATTTTGATTTAACAAGAGTATGGCTTTCTGAGATAGACTCAGCTTTAATAAAATTAATTCCACTATCAACAAAATCTTTCTTAAAAGTTGTTGGTGTTGTGCCTTTAGTTATTGTTTGTGTTAAGTCTCCCAATTTCTCAACGCGCCAACCTTCGGGAATCTTGCCTAACTCTGAGGGAATCATCGCCCCACCAGATGATTTATAGGGCTTACCGTCTGCGTTGGGGAACTCGAAATCTATAAACCAATGCTTAAATAGAGTTTGTGCGATCGCCTCTAAAGTCTCATTCTGCCGCCTCAGATTTTCGATTTTGGCATCCAGATTCCCTAAAGTATCTCCAATTTCTTTTTGAATCTTTAATGATGGTAAATCAGGTAATTGTAGATTTCTAATATCTGACATATTTAAATGTTCGACAGTAGAACCTGAAGCCCTAACTTTCATTTTGTGTTGTATCTCACGAGAGAGCAGAAGATACAAAAGGTAAAATGGATAAACTTTTTGCTTATTTGGTCTAATTAAAACAGTTCTCTGTCCTAAACAAACACGCTGTCCTTTGGGTACAATTCCCACCTGTCCAACAGGTGCTTCTCTCGCTAATATTATGTCGTATGCTCTAGGCTCTAATCTTTGTGTCCATTTTTGATATGTTTCCTCTGATACTTTATTTGAACCTTTAAAATCAAGAAATCCGTTTTTTATATCTGTTGTTCTTATAGATGGGATTCCTTCATTTTGAATAGGTGCTGTTTTATGCTCACAATCAACGATGTCAAGACAAATATTATTTAATACTTCCATAATTGAAAATAAAACTTTATTAACTATTCCTAAATACCTAAAAAAACTTAGATTCACCCATCATTTACCTCTAAAAGCCGCCTTAATTCCTGTTTCAAAACCTCCGTATCTGGCAAATAGAACTGATATATCGACACCAAAAGCTGCTTAGAAATATTAGCCACTCAACCAAAATCAAAATACCAGACAGTGTTTGGCATTTTTAGTAAATTCATACAGCAACTTCCCAATCCTCATATTGCAACCCTTCTATTCGGCTAAACTCTCCCACATTATGAGTTACCAACACCAAGCTATTAGCAAGAGCAATTGAAGCAATTTGTAAATCATAAACTCCAATTGGTGTTCCTTTTTTATTCAATTCAGAACGAATATAACCACAAATATCTGCTGCTTGACCATCAAAAGGTAAGCTAACAAATTCATCAAAAAATATCTTTAATGTTGCCAGATTTTTGTCTCTATTAGAACTTTTATAAGCTCCGTAATAAAGCTCAAATTTTACAATATCGCACAGAAAAACCTCATCTGGTGGCAGTGAATTTAAGCGATAAAAAACTGGATTATTACTGGAATTAAGATACCGAATACAGGCATTAGTATCTAACAAATAACTCATAATAGCGGCTCTCGTTCCTGTGCTTCTGGCTGAGGCTCTCTAACTAACAATTCCCCTTGCCAACCACCACAAGTATGCTCAAAGAAACCAGGCGACCAGTCCCTACTTTTAGATGTAATTATCGGTGTATTTTCCGTTACATCCTCAAGAATAGATGTGATTTCTTCTTCCAAAGTCCGTTGATGACTCTGAGCCAGACGTTTTAGTTTTTCTATAACAATGGGATTAAGCTGTTTCAAAATAACTTGAGTCATATTCATCTCCTTAAAAATCAACCAACTCATCACTAACAATAAATCCCACCTTTAACAATTGCTTTTTAATCTCCTCATCCAACAATTGCCCCTCTCGCATTTGCTCACCTAATGCCATTGTAAGCTCACTCATTTTCTCCTCAAAGCTCACCCCATCCTCAATTTCATCAGGAATACCCACATAACGCCCTGGTGTCAACACAAAATTATGCTTCTCAATTTCAGCGATTGATGCAGACTTACAAAAGCCCTTGATATCGCGGTAACTCCCCCCCGACTTCTTCCACTCATGGTAAGTATCAGCAATCTTGCTAATCTCAATTTCCGTGAAAGCCCTACTACTGCGATTTACCATATAACCCAACTCTGAGGCATCAATAAACAATACCTCACCGTGTCTATCCCTGTTTTTATTCCCGTTTTTATACCGACTAAGAAACCACAAACAAGCAGGAATACCCGTATTGTAAAAAAGTTGGGTAGGCAACATCACAATACAATCCACCAAATCTTTCTGCACTAAAGCCTTACGAATATCTCCCTCACCGCTTGTATTTGACGACAGCGAACCATTCGACAAGACAAAACCCGCCGAACCTGTTGGTGCTAAGTGGTAAATGAAATGCGATACCCAAGCAAAATTGGCATTCCCAACTGGAGGTACAAGGTCATTAGCCAGCCAGCGTCCATCATTTCGCAATAACTCGCCGCCCCAATCACTATCATTAAAAGGAGGATTAGCAATGACAAAATCCGCTTTTAAGTCTTTGTGAGCATCATTGAGAAACGAACCTTCAGGATTCCACTTTATATTTGAGCCGTCAATCCCCCTAATCGCCAAATTCATCCGGCACAATTTATAAGTTGTCTCGTTGCTCTCCTGCCCATAAATTGAGATATCATCCAAACGCCCTTGGTGATTTTTGACAAACTTCTCACTCTGGACAAACATCCCCCCTGAACCACAGCAAGGGTCAAATACACGCCCATTGTAGGGTTCTAGCATCTCAACTAAAAGTTTAACAATGCTTTCAGGTGTATAGAACTGTCCACCTTTCTTGCCTTCAGCTAGAGCAAATTGTCCCAAAAAGTATTCATAGACTCGCCCTAAAACATCCTGTGCCTGTGCCTCAGCATCCCCTAACGTAATTGATCCAATTAAGTCAATTAATCCACCCAAAGATTTCTGGTCTAATTTCTGCTGTCCATACACCTTGGGTAAAATCCCTTTTAACCGTTTGGCGTTTTCCTGCTCGATTGCTTCCATAGCCAAATCAACAGTTTTACCAATGTCGGGTTGCTTCGCCTGTCCTTGAAGATATGTCCACCGCGCCTCAACTGGTACAAAAAACACATTCTCGGCTGAATACTCATCCCTATCCTCTGGATTTGCCCCTGCGTAATCCCCCTCACCCGCCAGCAACTTTTGATGCAACTCCTCAAAGGCATCAGAGATATATTTCAGAAAAATTAAACCTAAAACAATATGCTTATACTCAGCAGCATCAATATTTTTTCGCAGCTTATCCGCCGCTTTCCATAATTTCTGCTCAAATGACTCTGAGTTATTCTGCTTTGCTGCTTTTTCTGCCATCTTACCCTTAATCTTTAGAAATAAATCTCAACTTTTTTAACTTAACCTGTCGATTTAGTTTTTTTATAGGCGATGGCGTTGACCCAGGCGATCGCTACTATATCTTCCATTGCCCTGTTTTACCGATTCAGCTTAGTTTCTGGCACTAATGCTTTGTCAGTATACCTTGTGTTGAAAACCGTA
This region includes:
- a CDS encoding restriction endonuclease subunit S gives rise to the protein MSNPVLHLKELVQIYQGVTLNRYQDDPGSQERIINSRNLEQIYIGGELSTVQINASTISKYKLLIDDVVITIRGTPLKASVVTDEVQGCLPNQNLAVLRPKVENLDPVFLAVLMRSKWLEQRLVTLYSQSIGTQLLKISQLRDLEIPLPNLITQNKLAQLFLATERYTQKTLETLEVRNSLAQLTFSQILKGEQ
- a CDS encoding N-6 DNA methylase is translated as MITLKQLEEELWRAANILRADFSPFTDHKKYLLRLLLLKHLSDVFEEELEAIERKTGNRDLALSTPQYFRVFVPEHSRWSYLQRFNQFISTGLNVASREIEYKNPHLDKIFTSIDFESEYNYSVHEQHDNILRQLIEHFSHLNLAYGNLAEPDILGKACEYLIEKFAIDSGKSGGEFYTPNKIAELLVNLLEVEKGMRICDPVCGVGGFLVAYFNYIKQTGLNLKDLSFYGQDKNLETWAIAKINLLLHGIFDFDIRLGDTIREPQLIQGKELMLFDRVVANPPFNLNNWGYEKHGFDPYYRFRYGEPPKSSGDFAFIQHILATLKNTGKAAVIVGNGTLFRGAKEGLIRERIIQQDLIEAVISLASNLLYNTSIPIVILIFNRNKSENRKNKVLFIDASSQYQKIGNQNYLQSEHITHIVSCYQAFTDKEGYAKVASLEEIADNDYILNINRYVLPLKTEKDKIDIEAEIIKLRELEAARTKAENEMNESLRELGVKL
- a CDS encoding type I restriction endonuclease subunit R; the encoded protein is MKSTLTEDEIEQYQLQLLQTLGYSYSNGYDIQPEGIKQERESFGEVILKHRLPQAISRINPTIPHDAQYQAQREIFNIASSDLLNNNEIFHKYLTEGITVEYQKNGETRGEPVKLIDWEHPENNEFLAVNQFTVIEDNHNHRPDIVLFINGLPLVVIELKNAANEKANLNAAYNQLQTYKRRIPSLFTYNALLVISDGLSARAGSLTAGFNRFSTWKNPTGENQINELEILTNGLLNKQTLLDLIRHFTVFEKSKTEDLKTGIVSITTIKKIAAYHQYYAVNKAVESIINASSQAGARKGGVLWHTQGSGKSLSMVFLAGKLVLNENLQNPTIVMLTDRNDLDDQLFDTFAGCQQLLRQDPQQAGDREQVRQLLNTNSGGIIFTTVQKFSPADGETLYPQISPRPNIIVLADEAHRSQYGFTAKQVNVLDAEGNVIGKRTKYGFAKYIRQALPNATFVGFTGTPVEQSDKNTPAIFGEYIDIYDISQAVKDGATVPIYYESRLVQVDLDAAGRQLLEELDEDLSFEELSITQKAKAKQTQLEAIVGSTKRIKQIAQDIVTHFEARQQVNKGKAMIVTMSRQIAVNLYDAIIQLRPDWHSEDLNLGKIKVVITTSAADAGNLVKHHTSKAQRQNLAQRLKDPENSLELAIVCDMWLTGFDAPCLHTMYIDKPLKSHNLMQAIARINRVYFEKTGGLIVDYLGLATELKKALSFYSQSGGKGDLTLNQDVAVGLLLAKLEIVEQIMSGFTYQHYFDADTGEKLNILKNATNYVAAPNIKDRFLSEVIALSKAHSLAVPHPQAIAASETISFFQAIQASLRKLESGGDGSGLSNQDIETAIRQVVDQALVSDAVINIFDEAGIKNPDISIISDEFMAEVRGMEHQNLAVELLQKLLKDEVKTRSRTNIVQSRKLSEMLEDALRRYRNQVISVTDILEELLELAKDTKAANARGEELGLEPYELAFYDALSQNQSAQDVMGVDKLRELAIVLVDRIRKNASIDWNLKESVRSRMKVAVKRLLRQYGYPPDMEALAMELVLEQAKVFTEFAVSIKT
- a CDS encoding type II toxin-antitoxin system VapC family toxin, with the protein product MKTVLDTNVLSELMKPQGSRKVKNWVATQPRENLFITSITQAEILYGIAILPDGKRSQALRETAQAMFIEEFVGQILAFEQKAAVCFAEIAANRKKIGKPISQADAQIAAICLANNAEIATRNVDDFADCQIKIVNPWDV
- a CDS encoding FitA-like ribbon-helix-helix domain-containing protein — encoded protein: MSNITIHQLEPDITKLLEQRAAQHGHTIEAEIKAILQSVLAPELSPKINLAAAIEKRFANLGDFELPEITREPMRTAPSFDASET
- a CDS encoding restriction endonuclease subunit S — encoded protein: MNLSFFRYLGIVNKVLFSIMEVLNNICLDIVDCEHKTAPIQNEGIPSIRTTDIKNGFLDFKGSNKVSEETYQKWTQRLEPRAYDIILAREAPVGQVGIVPKGQRVCLGQRTVLIRPNKQKVYPFYLLYLLLSREIQHKMKVRASGSTVEHLNMSDIRNLQLPDLPSLKIQKEIGDTLGNLDAKIENLRRQNETLEAIAQTLFKHWFIDFEFPNADGKPYKSSGGAMIPSELGKIPEGWRVEKLGDLTQTITKGTTPTTFKKDFVDSGINFIKAESISESHTLVKSKFAYIDEETNIMLKRSIVQEKDILYTIAGTIGRYAMVTSSSLPANTNQAVALIRPDFKKIDPEYLLCYFASITYKHYLSSRIVQAVQANLSLGVLSDSPITIPEQRIKNLFSNVVVPIFSKKESHQMQIETLTKTRDTLLPKLMSGQLRVKE
- a CDS encoding type II toxin-antitoxin system VapC family toxin, producing the protein MSYLLDTNACIRYLNSSNNPVFYRLNSLPPDEVFLCDIVKFELYYGAYKSSNRDKNLATLKIFFDEFVSLPFDGQAADICGYIRSELNKKGTPIGVYDLQIASIALANSLVLVTHNVGEFSRIEGLQYEDWEVAV
- a CDS encoding class I SAM-dependent DNA methyltransferase; amino-acid sequence: MAEKAAKQNNSESFEQKLWKAADKLRKNIDAAEYKHIVLGLIFLKYISDAFEELHQKLLAGEGDYAGANPEDRDEYSAENVFFVPVEARWTYLQGQAKQPDIGKTVDLAMEAIEQENAKRLKGILPKVYGQQKLDQKSLGGLIDLIGSITLGDAEAQAQDVLGRVYEYFLGQFALAEGKKGGQFYTPESIVKLLVEMLEPYNGRVFDPCCGSGGMFVQSEKFVKNHQGRLDDISIYGQESNETTYKLCRMNLAIRGIDGSNIKWNPEGSFLNDAHKDLKADFVIANPPFNDSDWGGELLRNDGRWLANDLVPPVGNANFAWVSHFIYHLAPTGSAGFVLSNGSLSSNTSGEGDIRKALVQKDLVDCIVMLPTQLFYNTGIPACLWFLSRYKNGNKNRDRHGEVLFIDASELGYMVNRSSRAFTEIEISKIADTYHEWKKSGGSYRDIKGFCKSASIAEIEKHNFVLTPGRYVGIPDEIEDGVSFEEKMSELTMALGEQMREGQLLDEEIKKQLLKVGFIVSDELVDF